The Eublepharis macularius isolate TG4126 chromosome 7, MPM_Emac_v1.0, whole genome shotgun sequence sequence GGGAATGGAATCATCATCTGGCTTCTTGGTTTCCGCATTAAGAGGAATCCATTCATCACTTACATCCTGAACTTGGCCGTCGCTGATTTCGGGCTCCTCGTTTCATGgattattattttgtttgttagTAAGCCTTTTGACAAACGTTATAAATTTCCTACTATTATTTCTGCTCTGTTCTACTTTCTGTTCCTATCAATGTATGGCGCTGGTCAATTTCTCCTGACTGCTATCAGCATTGACCGGTGTGTGGCTATCTTCTTCCCACTTTGGCACCAATGTCGCCGGCCAGCACATTTGTCCACCGTTGTATGTGTAGTGATATGGGTCCTCTCCTCCCTGCTTTCTATGATTACTGTCAGTATCATAATGATTTATTTTAATGGAAATCTTATTCTATTTTCTTACCAGTTTATGGTGAATGCCGTGCTTTGCCTCCCCCTCATGACTTCTGCCACTCTTGCCCTGTTCATTAAAGTCTGCTCTAAAGCACAACAGCAGCGGAGGGGAAAGCTTTTGACTATCATCTTGGTCACTCTTCTCTGCTTCCTCTTCTTAGCTTTTCCATTGAATGTCATAGTCATCTTGCGTTATTATAATTATATCCATTCATATTTTGAAGTTTGTGCATTGGCATTATCTTGTTTAAATAGCAGTGTTAACCCCATGATTTATTTCCTGGTTGGGAGACAAAGGAAGGCTAGGCAAAAGGAGAGCTTGAAGGTCATTCTCCAGAAGGTT is a genomic window containing:
- the LOC129334007 gene encoding mas-related G-protein coupled receptor member H-like, which gives rise to MDAALEYHDNLNYNDTSFPIEDISSRITSDNGSEQRFFHELETFTIMSIFVICILGAVGNGIIIWLLGFRIKRNPFITYILNLAVADFGLLVSWIIILFVSKPFDKRYKFPTIISALFYFLFLSMYGAGQFLLTAISIDRCVAIFFPLWHQCRRPAHLSTVVCVVIWVLSSLLSMITVSIIMIYFNGNLILFSYQFMVNAVLCLPLMTSATLALFIKVCSKAQQQRRGKLLTIILVTLLCFLFLAFPLNVIVILRYYNYIHSYFEVCALALSCLNSSVNPMIYFLVGRQRKARQKESLKVILQKVFREEEGCAEELQTPDETQL